The following proteins come from a genomic window of Nicotiana tomentosiformis chromosome 12, ASM39032v3, whole genome shotgun sequence:
- the LOC138903265 gene encoding uncharacterized protein produces the protein MFFYLTTLSLQKFIKEDVLVLPNETPHNERFLVTEAWKHSNFLCKNYILSGLEDDLYNVYSKVETSKELWIVLEKKYKTEDAGLRKFVAAKFLDYKMVDRKIFIEGLVINEAFQVAAMIEKLPHLWKDFKNYLKHKHKEMSLEDLIVRLRIEEDNKAAEKKGRANSTIMGANIVKDAPQNNIKRKKASGPKSNPSKKRFKENCYNGGKAGHKSTDCHAPRKDKKYGQANMVESTRILMTCVLCCLNATWW, from the exons acgaCTTTAAGTCTACAGAAGTTTATTAAGGAAGATGTTCTAGTTCTGCCTAATGAAACTCCACacaatgaacgctttctcgtgactgaggcgtggaagcattctaattttttatgcaagaattacattcttagCGGGCTGGAGGACGATCTGTATAACGTCTATAGTAAGGTGGAGACGTCAAAGGAACTGTGGATTGTGCTTGAAAAGAAATACAAAACTGAGGATGCCGGGTTGAGGAAATTTGTTGCCGCTAAATTTTTGGACTATAAAATGGTAGATAGAAA aattttcattgaaggtcttgtcatcaatgaagcattccaagttgcagcgatgattgagaagttgcctcatTTGTGGAAAGACTTTAAAAATTACTTGAAACACAAACACAAGGAGATGTcgcttgaagatctcattgttcggttgagaatcgaagaggacaacaaAGCTGCTGAAAAGAAAGGCCGTGcaaactcaacaataatgggagcaaacattGTTAAGGATGCTCCTCAAAATAAtataaagaggaagaaggcttctggaccaaaaagcaacccaagcaagaagcggttcaaagAAAACTGCTACAACGGTGGGAAAGCTGGACACAAATCTACAGATTGTCATGCTCCAAGGAAAGACAAGAAGTATGGTCAAGCAAATATGGTTGAAAGCACGAGGATATtgatgacttgtgtgctatgctGTCTGAATGCAACCTGGTGGTAA
- the LOC104115113 gene encoding uncharacterized protein codes for MASLVPDVLIKLLQSMNSNVKVRGEYRSVLLQVISIVPALSGSELWPNHGFFIKVSDSSHSTYVTLSKEDNELILNNKLQLGQFFYVDRMEAGTPVPVLVGVRPIPGRHPFVGNPKDLMQMLESSEVSVKTDQEDNTGQKCNELPELKKENRKKKLVIKEEKAVVASRYMQGLSNQNTKTGGNDQGNGAKGVENESNGSDHKVGPLKGKQPEVKGQTRPTTPSRGRSDAFSPNSDVNEFNSRELLITPRFSTLKRTSSKQENITENSPFSEKLIPWSSLPANLAKPGKGILRRKKLASLIAAEAQEEELTATNLLHSLSMFAELCSSASPESPHLNLAKFFTLNQLMQQSNAKTNDQILDNFASKLSLQEKEKAGKETRSLNGKSTPKSMKPLIEVSVAEKVEWAKGDGSRGMRELREVLFNEIQSWFLKFLEEALDIGFRLDEQDHKKKVRAVQQKESNNQIALALSQLKHANDWLDKLRCKSTLNKEMVQTVDRLKQKLYACLLLHVDSAASALGKPSF; via the exons ATGGCGTCCCTCGTACCAGACGTATTGATTAAGCTTCTTCAGAGTATGAACTCCAATGTCAAAGTTCGCGGGGAGTATAGATCAGTTCTTTTACAAGTAATCAGCATTGTCCCTGCCTTGAGTGGTTCAGAATTGTGGCCAAACCACGGTTTCTTTATCAAAGTATCCGATTCTTCTCATTCGACTTATGTTACACTGTCGAAAGAAGATAATGAGCTCATTTTGAACAACAAATTGCAACTTGGCCAGTTCTTTTATGTTGACAGAATGGAGGCTGGAACACCAGTTCCGGTTTTAGTTGGGGTGAGGCCAATTCCAGGGCGACATCCATTTGTAGGTAACCCGAAGGATCTGATGCAAATGTTGGAATCATCTGAGGTTTCTGTTAAAACTGATCAGGAAGATAATACTGGTCAAAAGTGCAATGAATTGCCAGAGTTGAAAAAAGAGAACCGAAAGAAGAAACTTGTTATCAAAGAGGAGAAGGCGGTTGTTGCATCGAGGTATATGCAAGGTTTATCAAACCAGAACACAAAGACTGGTGGAAATGATCAAGGTAATGGAGCGAAAGGCGTTGAAAATGAGAGTAATGGATCAGATCACAAAGTTGGACCTTTGAAAGGGAAACAACCAGAGGTTAAAGGTCAG ACTCGGCCTACAACTCCTTCCCGTGGTCGTTCTGATGCATTTTCTCCGAACTCAGATGTCAATGAGTTCAATAGCAGGGAGCTTTTGATAACGCCAAGGTTTTCAACTTTGAAACGCACAAGCAGCAAACAAGAAAACATTACAGAGAACAGTCCATTTTCTGAAAAACTCATACCCTGGTCCTCACTACCGGCTAACCTTGCAAAGCCAGGGAAG GGTATCCTTAGAAGGAAAAAATTAGCTTCTTTAATAGCGGCAGAAGCTCAAGAAGAAGAATTGACAGCAACCAATCTTCTTCATTCCCTGAG CATGTTTGCTGAACTGTGCTCATCTGCATCACCAGAGAGCCCCCATCTCAATTTGGCCAAATTTTTCACACTCAACCAGCTCATGCAACAATCGAATGCTAAGACAAATGACCAAATCCTAGATAACTTTGCTTCAAAGTTATCTTTACAAGAGAAGGAGAAAGCGGGCAAGGAAACACGTTCCTTGAATGGTAAAAGTACTCCCAAGTCTATGAAGCCTTTAATCGAAGTTTCTGTCGCTGAAAAGGTAGAGTGGGCAAAAGGAGATGGTTCCAGAGGCATGAGGGAGTTAAGAGAGGTTCTATTTAATGAAATACAGTCCTGGTTTCTGAAATTCTTGGAGGAAGCACTTGATATTGGCTTTCGGCTGGATGAGCAGGATCATAAAAAGAAAGTACGCGCTGTACAACAAAAAGAATCAAACAACCAAATTGCTCTTGCATTGTCACAGCTTAAGCATGCAAACGACTGGTTGGACAAGCTAAGATGCAAGTCAACCTTGAATAAAGAAATGGTCCAGACAGTTGATAGATTGAAGCAAAAACTCTATGCATGTTTACTGCTTCATGTGGATTCAGCAGCTTCAGCTCTTGGAAAACCAAGTTTTTAA